The following are encoded in a window of Lagenorhynchus albirostris chromosome 3, mLagAlb1.1, whole genome shotgun sequence genomic DNA:
- the LRRC70 gene encoding leucine-rich repeat-containing protein 70 isoform X2, with protein MNFLFLSNQVSFVPRGVFHDLVSVQYLNLQRNRLTVLGSGTFVGMIALRILDLSNNKILRISDSGFQHLGNLDCLYLEDLHPRVLKPLSSLTHLQANSNPWECNCKLLGLRDWLASSAITLNIYCQNPPSMRGRALHYIKWTDFTNCVTSSTNVSRAWAIKSLHIHHKTTALMMAWHKITTNGKHLENTESVTFWERIRTSPASRFFQENTFGNPLETTAVLPVQIQLTSPVNLNLEKNSALPIDAASVSGKTSVICTQEVEKLNEAFDILLAFFILACVVIVFLIYKVVQFKQKLKAPENSGENRLEYYSFYQSARYNVTASICNTSPNSLECPGLEQIRLHKQIVPESEAQVILFEHSAL; from the exons ATGAATTTCCTGTTCTTG TCTAATCAAGTATCTTTTGTTCCAAGAGGAGTATTTCATGATCTAGTTTCAGTTCAGTACTTAAATCTACAAAGAAATCGCCTCACTGTCCTCGGGAGTGGTACGTTTGTTGGTATGATTGCTCTTCGGATACTTGATTTATCAAACAATAAAATTTTGAGGATATCAGACTCAGGCTTTCAACACCTTGGAAACCTGGATTGTTTGTATCTAGAAG ACTTACATCCAAGGGTCCTTAAGCCATTGTCTTCATTGACTCATCTTCAGGCAAATTCTAATCCTTGGGAATGTAACTGCAAACTATTGGGTCTTCGCGACTGGTTAGCATCTTCAGCCATTACTCTAAACATCTATTGTCAGAATCCCCCATCCATGCGTGGCAGAGCATTGCATTATATTAAATGGACTGACTTTACAAATTGTGTTACATCTTCAACAAATGTATCCAGAGCTTGGGCTATAAAATCTCTTCATATTCATCACAAGACCACTGCATTAATGATGGCCTGGCATAAAATAACCACAAATGGGAAACATTTGGAAAACACTGAGAGTGTTACTTTCTGGGAACGAATTCGTACTTCACCTGCCAGTAGATTTTTTCAAGAGAATACCTTTGGTAATCCATTAGAGACTACTGCAGTGTTACCTGTGCAAATACAGCTTACTTCTCCTGTTAACTTGAACTTGGAAAAAAACAGTGCTCTACCGATTGATGCTGCTTCGGTGTCAGGGAAAACATCTGTAATTTGTACACAAGAAGTTGAAAAGTTGAATGAGGCTTTTGACATTTTGCtagctttttttattttagcttgtGTTGTAATCGTTTTTTTGATCTACAAAGTTGTTCAGTTTAAACAAAAACTAAAGGCACCAGAAAACTCAGGGGAAAATAGACTTGAATACTACAGCTTTTATCAGTCAGCAAGGTATAATGTAACAGCTTCAATCTGTAACACTTCCCCAAATTCTCTAGAATGCCCTGGTTTGGAGCAGATTCGACTTCATAAACAAATTGTTCCTGAAAGTGAGGCACAGGTCATTCTCTTTGAACATTCTGCGTTATAA
- the LRRC70 gene encoding leucine-rich repeat-containing protein 70 isoform X1 has translation MNRKTKNRAMCGVRFSLPCLRLFLLVTCYLVLLFHKEILGCSSVCQLCTGRQINCRNLGLSSIPKNFPESTVFLYLTGNNISHINESELIGLHSLVALYLDNSSIVYVYPKAFVHLRQLYFLYLNNNFIKRLDPGIFEGLSNLRNLYLQSNQVSFVPRGVFHDLVSVQYLNLQRNRLTVLGSGTFVGMIALRILDLSNNKILRISDSGFQHLGNLDCLYLEGNNLTKVPSNAFEVLKNLKRLSLSHNHIEEIQPFAFKGLVSLEYLLLKNSRIKNVTRDGFSGISNLKHLILSHNDLENLNSDTFSLLKNLIYLKLDRNRIISIDNDTFENMGASLKILNLSFNNLTDLHPRVLKPLSSLTHLQANSNPWECNCKLLGLRDWLASSAITLNIYCQNPPSMRGRALHYIKWTDFTNCVTSSTNVSRAWAIKSLHIHHKTTALMMAWHKITTNGKHLENTESVTFWERIRTSPASRFFQENTFGNPLETTAVLPVQIQLTSPVNLNLEKNSALPIDAASVSGKTSVICTQEVEKLNEAFDILLAFFILACVVIVFLIYKVVQFKQKLKAPENSGENRLEYYSFYQSARYNVTASICNTSPNSLECPGLEQIRLHKQIVPESEAQVILFEHSAL, from the coding sequence ATGAACAGAAAAACCAAGAACAGGGCTATGTGTGGAGTGCGTTTTTCTCTGCCTTGCCTACGACTGTTTCTACTTGTTACCTGTTATCTTGTGTTATTATTCCATAAAGAGATACTTGGATGTTCGTCTGTTTGCCAGCTCTGCACTGGGAGACAAATTAACTGCCGTAACTTAGGCCTTTCAAGCATTCCTAAGAATTTTCCTGAAAGTACAGTTTTTCTATATCTGACTGGAAATAATATATCTCATATAAATGAAAGTGAATTAATTGGACTTCATTCTCTTGTAGCATTGTATTTAGATAATTCTAGCATTGTGTATGTGTATCCAAAAGCTTTTGTTCATTTGAGGCAgctatattttctatatctgaataataattttataaaacgcTTGGATCCTGGAATATTTGAGGGACTTTCCAATCTTCGTAATTTATATTTACAGTCTAATCAAGTATCTTTTGTTCCAAGAGGAGTATTTCATGATCTAGTTTCAGTTCAGTACTTAAATCTACAAAGAAATCGCCTCACTGTCCTCGGGAGTGGTACGTTTGTTGGTATGATTGCTCTTCGGATACTTGATTTATCAAACAATAAAATTTTGAGGATATCAGACTCAGGCTTTCAACACCTTGGAAACCTGGATTGTTTGTATCTAGAAGGTAATAATTTAACAAAAGTACCATCAAATGCTTTTGAAGTTCTTAAGAATCTTAAAAGACTTTCTTTGTCTCATAACCATATTGAAGAAATACAGCCCTTTGCATTTAAAGGACTTGTCAGTTTGGAGTATCTCCTCCTGAAAAATTCAAGAATTAAAAATGTTACTAGGGATGGGTTTAGTGGAATTAGTAATCTTAAACATTTGATCTTAAGTCATAatgatttagaaaatttaaattctgaCACATTTAGCTTGTTAAAGAATTTAATTTATCTTAAGTTAGATAGAAACAGAATAATCAGCATTGATAATGATACATTTGAAAACATGGGAGCATCTTTGAAGATTCTTAACCTGTCATTTAATAATCTTACAGACTTACATCCAAGGGTCCTTAAGCCATTGTCTTCATTGACTCATCTTCAGGCAAATTCTAATCCTTGGGAATGTAACTGCAAACTATTGGGTCTTCGCGACTGGTTAGCATCTTCAGCCATTACTCTAAACATCTATTGTCAGAATCCCCCATCCATGCGTGGCAGAGCATTGCATTATATTAAATGGACTGACTTTACAAATTGTGTTACATCTTCAACAAATGTATCCAGAGCTTGGGCTATAAAATCTCTTCATATTCATCACAAGACCACTGCATTAATGATGGCCTGGCATAAAATAACCACAAATGGGAAACATTTGGAAAACACTGAGAGTGTTACTTTCTGGGAACGAATTCGTACTTCACCTGCCAGTAGATTTTTTCAAGAGAATACCTTTGGTAATCCATTAGAGACTACTGCAGTGTTACCTGTGCAAATACAGCTTACTTCTCCTGTTAACTTGAACTTGGAAAAAAACAGTGCTCTACCGATTGATGCTGCTTCGGTGTCAGGGAAAACATCTGTAATTTGTACACAAGAAGTTGAAAAGTTGAATGAGGCTTTTGACATTTTGCtagctttttttattttagcttgtGTTGTAATCGTTTTTTTGATCTACAAAGTTGTTCAGTTTAAACAAAAACTAAAGGCACCAGAAAACTCAGGGGAAAATAGACTTGAATACTACAGCTTTTATCAGTCAGCAAGGTATAATGTAACAGCTTCAATCTGTAACACTTCCCCAAATTCTCTAGAATGCCCTGGTTTGGAGCAGATTCGACTTCATAAACAAATTGTTCCTGAAAGTGAGGCACAGGTCATTCTCTTTGAACATTCTGCGTTATAA